The window GCATGTTACCTGGGACGGGTTTTATTGACTCCTGGGATTCCCTCTGACCTCAGGAAATTGTTAACTTTAACTGCCGGAACCTCGTTGCCAACATGCCGCTCTTTGCCAACGCCGACCCCAACTTTGTGACGGCCATGCTGACAAAACTGCGCTTTGAGGTCTTCCAGCCGACAGATTATATTATCCGCGAGGGGACCGTGGGAAAGAAAATGTTCTTTATTCAGCACGGGGTGGTCAGTATCCTAACCAAGGGCAGCAAGGAGACCAAGCTGTCCGACGGCTCATACTTTGGAGGTGAGGCGCGCGTACCCCGCTCTGCATACCCCGCTCTGCGTACCCCGCTCTGTGCGCTGCCGGGCATTCCCTGCCCTGCGTACCCTGCTCTGCATGCTGCGCTGTGGATAGTAAATGATTAATAAACATATGCAGTGGACACTCTTAAAGATGGCCGCCTGGTGATGCTCTGTGTTTCAGAGATCTGTTTGCTGACGCGTGGGCGCAGGACAGCGAGTGTGCGCGCTGACACGTATTGCCGCCTGTACTCGCTCTCTGTGGATAACTTCAACGAGGTGCTGGAGGAGTTTCCCATGATGAGACGCGCCTTCGAGACCGTCGCGATGGATCGACTCGACCGGATCGGTGggtaacactatatatatatatatatatatatatatatatatatatatatatatatatatatatatatatatatatatatatcctctcgcTCCCTGTATACTGTGTGTACGCAGGGTGGGgggtatacatgtatatgtaaaCAAAAGATGGCAGCAATGGCGGTGCACTGCAAACCTGGTAAATAAGACACGTTGGACGTAATCCGTAAAAAAGATTTATTTGTGCAAAAAAAATCACAGACAaaaatactctgacgcgtttcgtacctGGGATGGTACTTTACCAAAGAGTAACTGGGTATGTTCAGGGGGTACCTTCTGCTGCGGCTTCCGGTGACTGATCTAAGTACGATCAGGTGAGTACAAGGCTTCACACCCGGAGAATAATGATATGCAGAAGGGACAGTGCTGTCCCGTGATACCCGCTGGGAagatatacaaatatacacacaataaaagTGTTTGCCTCTAGTAACATTTCTAACCTAAATGTATCAAGTGCAGCAAAATGCCCCCACCTGATATCCAAAAACAATCTTAGaaacatattaaaacaaataaagacttccccccccacactgcatctcttccccccccactgcatctcttcccccccacactgcatctcttccccccccactgcatctcttcccccccactgcatctctccccccccccactgcatctcttccccccactgcatctctcccccactgcatctttcccccccccactgcatctcttcccccccccacactgcatctcttcccccccacactgcatctcttccccccccacactgcatctcttccccccccacactgcatctcttcccccccactgcatctcttccccccccactgcatctcttcccccccccactccatctcttccccccccactgcatctcttcccccccactgcatctcttCCACCCCCACACTGCATCTCTTCCACCCCCACactgcatctcttcccccccacactgcatcgcttcccccccccacactgcatctcttccccccccacactgcatcTCTTCGCCCCCCCACactgcatctcttcccccccccacatggcatctctcacccccccacactgcatctcttccccccccacactgcatctcttccccccccccactgcatctcttccccccccccacactgcatctcttccccccccccacactgcatctcttcccccccacactgcatctcttcccccccccacactgcatctcttcccccccccacactgcatctcttccccccccacactgcatcTCTTCCCCCCGCCACACTGCATCTCTTCCCCACACtgcatctcttccccccactgcatctcttccccccactgcatctcttctccccccactgcatctcttcccccccccactgcatctcttccccccccactgcatctcttccccccccactgcatctcttccccccccactgcatctctccccccccccactgcatctcttccccccccccactgcatctcttcccccctgtagacggacgttcacagaggtacacaattggagtcgttataatgtgatattataataggctttattgtaccttttcctttaactctgcctctgctgcatgagagggtttttatttgttttttttaagttgtttagactgtttgtaggcaaaaagcataacaaaaacatttcacataaaaactctggtcctttttaactacaaagacacctcttatcccacttctgacaccaaatgtagacggacattcacagaggtacacaattggagtcgttataatgtgaaattataataggctttattgtgccttttccttttcatcgggaaattatccaaacacaggggggaacaaagcttccattcacttgggagtatttctagtgaaatccttgcaattagttcacatctccattagttaagcaattctcccaaccccaaacacatagcatgcaataagcagatataagcagtcttttaagaatgaaagtcttatctgttcctggtggtttggagggaaaatcttcactgtccctgctttagctcccttgtctccagggttggtcagcatacaggtttagaagttttccctgtgtcttgaaagcagctctgctatcttttggcagagctcaagacaagtgtgtctccaagttcagctcaggtgtcagctaaagagttctcacttcctgtttcaaaagacaggctttctaagccatctaatcaggcaggtggtgttttgttagttgactaccagcagttaaccaccacactgctggattagaggcacattacctgaacagggataagtcccctgttacacccccccactgcatctcttcccgcccccccccccactgcatctctctcccaccctgcatctctcttcccccccaccctgcatctctcttcccccccaccctgcatctctcttcccccaccctgcatctctcttcccccccaccctgcatctctcttcccccccaccctgcatctcccttccacccctcattgcatctcttcccccctcctgcatctcttcccccacctccactctgcatctcttccccccctcctgcatctcttcccccctcctgcatctcttccccccctcctgcatctcttccccacctccaccCTGCATCTCTTCCCCCACACCTACTCTGCATCTCTTCCCCCACACCCACTCCCACCTGCATCTCTTCCGCACCCTGCATCTTTCCCCCCTTGCAtttctttcccccctgcatctcgcccCCGACACGAATTTCTCCTCCCCATTCTTCCCTCtttctttaccccccccccctcacctctctcctcccctgcctctctcctctcaggtAAGAAGAACTCCATCCTTCTGCGTAAGCGAGCAGAGAACAGCATGGGCTCAGTGAACAACGAGATCATTCAGCAGATAGTGAAGCATGATCGGGACGTGGCACACAATATTCCAGGTGTGCGGGACCACAGCTACAAGCCACTGATCTGGGAGCCACTGATCCACGCTCCTCTACAGACTGCGGCAGCCACCACCAATGTGGCCATTGCTCTGACCCACAAGCAGAACCTCCAGGCCCACGTCTTCCTGCCGCCATCTTATTTCCCCGATACCGCCCATCTAAGCCGTCAAATGCGGAGGTCCCAGCCCAGCCTGGGGGGGTCCCGACCCTCCTCTGTCAGCTCCCCTTCTGGTGCCCAGTCTCACCTGCAGACTCCAGCTGGggtttcaccctcctcccctggtGGCGTGCAGAAGCAGAGCAGTGCTGGGCAGTGCCCTCAGCCCCCAATGCGACTCTGCCAGAGGGGGGAGCTCCCCATTGTGGTGAAGCCCCCACTAATGACATCACAGGTGCAGCTCTCCCGGTCTCGTGGGACCTCAGCGTCCACCTCTGTCCTGCAGCAGTCAGCAGGGTCTCAGGCCTCTCGCGCTCTCCCGGCGCCCCTGTCTGGGAGAACTTTACACTACAGCCTATCCAGGGCCAGCGGCTCCCACATATCTCTGCTCATGCAGCAGGCGGGCAGCTCCCCCCAGCAGCTGGTCAAACACCGGAGCATCCAGGGGCTTCCTAGCGGGAGACTCTCACAAGACCTCCGACTCCTATCAGCTTCTCAGCCCTCGCTGCCCCAACAGCAGGACGGCTCAACGTCCCAGCATGTCACAGCGTCCCCGGGGGCTTACTCCGTGCCTGCGATGCTGGTCAAGCCTCCCCCAACATCCCCCTCTGCTCACTCACAGCCCCCCTCTGCTCCATCACagcccccctctgctccctcacagcccccctctgctccctcacaGCCTGCACCTATAGGTTCCTTTGTGGTGTCGGGCTGTGCCGCCCTGCAGTCCCTTGTGCCCACGCCCAGGCAGACTGCCCCATCACGTAAGGGATCTGTAGTGTTCAGCCCTGATATAGAAGTGGGGAAGCCGAAGCTCCCGTCCAACATGTGAGCTGGGATCTGTCAGGCTGGAACACCACCCCGGTGAGTACCGGAGACGGGAGGAGTGCGGGGCTGGCGATGGTCAGACAGCGGAGCAGAGGAATGTCAGAGTGGCGGCTGTGTGGGGTCACCGTGCCTTACACACCCTTCAAGGATTTCTAGTCGTGTGTATCATATTAGCACCCCAGCCATGCACAATGACATATACAGGGGCTGCAGGGTGGTTCTCAGGGTGAGTTTAAAGAAATGAAGTTAGCCACTCAGGATATCCGCAGAGAATCCCCCTCACCTCGCGCACAGGAGATCCGCAGAGAATCCCCCTCACCTCGCGCACAGGAGATCCGCAGAGAATCCCCCTCACCTCGCGCACAGGAGATCCGCAGAGAATCACCCTCACCTCGTGCACAGGAGATCCGCAGAGAATCCCCCTCACCTCGCGCACAGGAGATCTGCAGAGAATCCCCCTCACCACACAGGAGATCCGCAGAGAATCCCCCTCACCTCGCGCACAGAGATCCGCAGAGAATCCCCCTCACCTCGCGCACAGGAGATCCGCAGAGAATCCCCCTCACCTCGTGCACAGGAGATCTGCAGAGAATCCCCCTCACCTCGCACACAGGAGATCCGCAGAGAATCCCCCTCACCTCGCGCACAGGAGATCCGCAGAGAATCCCCCTCACCACACAGGAGATTCGCAGAGAATCCCCTTCACCTCGCGCACAGGAGATCCGCAGAGAATCCCCCTCACCGCACACGAGATCCGCAGAGAATCCCACCACCGCACAGGAGATCCGCAGAGCATCCACCCTCGCCACGCAGGAGATCCGAAGAGATTCTCACCTCGCCGCACAAGAGATCCACAGAGAATCCCACCTCACTGCGCAGGAGATCCGCAGAGAATCCCACCACCGCACAGGAGATCCGCAGAGAATTCCCCTCACCTCGCTGCACAGGAGATCTGCAGAGAATTCCCCTCACCTCGCCACACAGGAGATCCGCAGAGAATTCCCCTCACCTCGCCACACAGGAGATCCGCAGAGAATTCCCCTCACCTCGCCACACAGGAGATCCGCAGAGAATTCCCCTCACCTCGCCACACAGGAGATCCGCAGAGATTCCC is drawn from Ascaphus truei isolate aAscTru1 chromosome 7, aAscTru1.hap1, whole genome shotgun sequence and contains these coding sequences:
- the HCN3 gene encoding potassium/sodium hyperpolarization-activated cyclic nucleotide-gated channel 3 isoform X2, with the translated sequence MQRQFGVLLQPAVNKFSLRMFGSHKAVEMEQQRVQSAGFWIIHPYSDFRFYWDLVMLLLMVGNLIILPVGITFFKDENTPPWIVFNVLSDTFFLADLVLNFRTGIVVEDNTNIILDPHVIKMKYLKSWFLVDFVSSIPVDYIFLIVDLETRVDSDVYKTARALRIVRFTKILSLLRLLRLSRLIRYIHQWEEIFHMTYDLASAVVRIFNLIGMMLLLCHWDGCLQFLVPMLQDFPEDCWVSINHMVNESWGKQYSHAIFKAMSHMLCIGYGQQAPEGMTDVWLTMLSMIVGATCYAMFIGHATALIQSLDSSRRQYQEKYKQVEQYMSFHKLPPDTRQRIHEYYEHRYQGKMFDEENILGELSEPLKEEIVNFNCRNLVANMPLFANADPNFVTAMLTKLRFEVFQPTDYIIREGTVGKKMFFIQHGVVSILTKGSKETKLSDGSYFGEICLLTRGRRTASVRADTYCRLYSLSVDNFNEVLEEFPMMRRAFETVAMDRLDRIGKKNSILLRKRAENSMGSVNNEIIQQIVKHDRDVAHNIPGVRDHSYKPLIWEPLIHAPLQTAAATTNVAIALTHKQNLQAHVFLPPSYFPDTAHLSRQMRRSQPSLGGSRPSSVSSPSGAQSHLQTPAGVSPSSPGGVQKQSSAGQCPQPPMRLCQRGELPIVVKPPLMTSQVQLSRSRGTSASTSVLQQSAGSQASRALPAPLSGRTLHYSLSRASGSHISLLMQQAGSSPQQLVKHRSIQGLPSGRLSQDLRLLSASQPSLPQQQDGSTSQHVTASPGAYSVPAMLVKPPPTSPSAHSQPPSAPSQPPSAPSQPPSAPSQPAPIGSFVVSGCAALQSLVPTPRQTAPSRKGSVVFSPDIEVGKPKLPSNM
- the HCN3 gene encoding potassium/sodium hyperpolarization-activated cyclic nucleotide-gated channel 3 isoform X1, translating into MQRQFGVLLQPAVNKFSLRMFGSHKAVEMEQQRVQSAGFWIIHPYSDFRFYWDLVMLLLMVGNLIILPVGITFFKDENTPPWIVFNVLSDTFFLADLVLNFRTGIVVEDNTNIILDPHVIKMKYLKSWFLVDFVSSIPVDYIFLIVDLETRVDSDVYKTARALRIVRFTKILSLLRLLRLSRLIRYIHQWEEIFHMTYDLASAVVRIFNLIGMMLLLCHWDGCLQFLVPMLQDFPEDCWVSINHMVLFRGFCHFYVSCRGASNKAGENESWGKQYSHAIFKAMSHMLCIGYGQQAPEGMTDVWLTMLSMIVGATCYAMFIGHATALIQSLDSSRRQYQEKYKQVEQYMSFHKLPPDTRQRIHEYYEHRYQGKMFDEENILGELSEPLKEEIVNFNCRNLVANMPLFANADPNFVTAMLTKLRFEVFQPTDYIIREGTVGKKMFFIQHGVVSILTKGSKETKLSDGSYFGEICLLTRGRRTASVRADTYCRLYSLSVDNFNEVLEEFPMMRRAFETVAMDRLDRIGKKNSILLRKRAENSMGSVNNEIIQQIVKHDRDVAHNIPGVRDHSYKPLIWEPLIHAPLQTAAATTNVAIALTHKQNLQAHVFLPPSYFPDTAHLSRQMRRSQPSLGGSRPSSVSSPSGAQSHLQTPAGVSPSSPGGVQKQSSAGQCPQPPMRLCQRGELPIVVKPPLMTSQVQLSRSRGTSASTSVLQQSAGSQASRALPAPLSGRTLHYSLSRASGSHISLLMQQAGSSPQQLVKHRSIQGLPSGRLSQDLRLLSASQPSLPQQQDGSTSQHVTASPGAYSVPAMLVKPPPTSPSAHSQPPSAPSQPPSAPSQPPSAPSQPAPIGSFVVSGCAALQSLVPTPRQTAPSRKGSVVFSPDIEVGKPKLPSNM